Proteins encoded in a region of the Verrucomicrobiia bacterium genome:
- a CDS encoding efflux RND transporter periplasmic adaptor subunit: MLTAFIVTAASLLPGCGHKEGDGHDHDESGHSHGDGHGHGEESPSGASFKAGKGVMVTDETKKILKLETVEVAEKKLPDEVRFTVQVFGEQHRHAANLEDHSACDTYGSGLVSMETLSTVKAGQPVYLSRGTNVPLTGVVLAVQKALALGEGEIVVGVSNASTALKSGEFVPARILQPRSESVTSVPQSALLRTSEGSFVYAVNGEAYFRTAVKTGAISEGWVEIKDGLLAGDAVVVTALETLWLIELRATKGGGHSH, translated from the coding sequence ATGCTGACAGCCTTCATCGTCACAGCTGCGTCTTTGTTGCCGGGTTGTGGTCACAAAGAAGGCGACGGTCATGATCACGATGAGTCTGGTCACAGTCATGGTGATGGCCACGGCCATGGCGAGGAATCACCTTCAGGCGCGTCCTTCAAAGCGGGCAAGGGCGTGATGGTGACGGATGAGACAAAGAAGATTCTGAAGCTAGAGACGGTTGAAGTGGCGGAAAAGAAACTGCCGGATGAAGTGCGCTTCACCGTGCAGGTCTTTGGCGAGCAGCATCGCCACGCGGCCAATCTGGAGGATCATTCCGCGTGCGATACTTACGGCTCCGGACTGGTGTCCATGGAGACGTTGAGCACCGTAAAAGCCGGACAACCGGTTTACTTGTCACGCGGCACCAATGTGCCTTTGACGGGTGTCGTGCTGGCGGTACAAAAGGCGTTGGCCTTGGGTGAGGGAGAGATTGTGGTAGGTGTCTCGAACGCTTCGACTGCGCTTAAATCAGGAGAGTTCGTGCCCGCACGTATCTTGCAACCTCGTTCCGAATCGGTGACGTCGGTGCCGCAATCCGCCTTGCTGCGCACGTCCGAAGGTTCGTTCGTGTATGCGGTGAATGGAGAAGCCTATTTTCGTACCGCAGTGAAAACCGGGGCTATCTCAGAGGGATGGGTAGAGATCAAGGATGGTTTGCTGGCGGGTGATGCCGTGGTGGTGACGGCGCTGGAGACGCTCTGGCTGATCGAGCTGCGTGCCACCAAGGGAGGCGGGCATAGCCACTAA
- a CDS encoding TolC family protein: MKRFNVGKYCRPLAIMAFMAGIAADSVQAAESPSSITIDALVREVLEKNPERQFYEAEIAAAKAGQKTAGVWANPELNVTAGHKSVGGAGGSGDGVAWSASVMQPFEWRGRIGLRKAIANRDVELAELGYERFKLALATRTRALAFAVMTAQEKAAAAEEVAERFKALREVLVQRDPAGLTPLLETRVIEATELNAQRKASEAALKTKAALLELSQLRGNPAGTAMIIGKQDVTFEPMSQMEPFIQMARTNNFEVRVRAVELAQQGFRVDLAKNERYAAISVGPTYSEERAAGDRERIVGIGVTVPLPIWNKNKGNIETAQAKQQQAQASFYSTQREVERNVAEAALTYTSKLEEMAKWKPDAVQHFRAAAELADRHYRLGAVPISTYVELQKQYLEAVEGLLETKAEALKAAVELESLTGLTEPLVKITAREEAK, translated from the coding sequence ATGAAGCGTTTTAATGTTGGGAAGTATTGCCGTCCGTTGGCCATAATGGCGTTTATGGCGGGTATTGCTGCTGATTCCGTGCAGGCAGCCGAGTCGCCATCAAGCATCACGATCGATGCCTTGGTGCGTGAGGTCTTGGAGAAAAATCCGGAGCGCCAGTTCTACGAAGCGGAGATCGCTGCCGCAAAGGCCGGACAGAAGACCGCTGGCGTGTGGGCGAATCCGGAATTGAATGTGACCGCAGGGCACAAGAGCGTTGGCGGTGCTGGAGGCAGTGGCGATGGCGTGGCTTGGTCGGCCTCTGTCATGCAACCTTTTGAATGGCGGGGACGCATTGGATTACGCAAAGCCATCGCGAACCGGGATGTGGAACTGGCGGAATTGGGTTATGAGCGCTTCAAGCTGGCGTTGGCGACACGCACGCGAGCGTTGGCTTTCGCAGTAATGACGGCGCAGGAAAAGGCCGCGGCAGCGGAAGAGGTGGCGGAGCGTTTTAAAGCATTGCGCGAGGTGTTGGTGCAACGCGATCCCGCCGGACTGACGCCGCTATTGGAGACGCGTGTCATCGAAGCGACAGAACTGAATGCCCAACGCAAAGCAAGTGAAGCGGCCTTGAAGACGAAGGCTGCCTTGCTGGAGTTGAGCCAGTTGCGCGGCAACCCGGCTGGAACAGCCATGATCATCGGAAAACAGGATGTGACATTTGAGCCGATGAGTCAGATGGAGCCGTTCATCCAGATGGCGCGGACCAATAATTTCGAGGTGCGCGTGCGTGCGGTGGAACTGGCGCAGCAAGGCTTCCGCGTGGACTTGGCGAAGAACGAGCGTTATGCGGCGATCTCAGTGGGGCCGACGTATTCCGAGGAGCGGGCGGCGGGTGATCGTGAGCGTATTGTGGGCATCGGAGTAACGGTGCCATTGCCTATCTGGAACAAGAACAAGGGTAACATCGAGACAGCGCAGGCAAAGCAGCAACAGGCGCAAGCGTCATTCTATTCCACGCAGCGCGAGGTGGAGCGGAACGTGGCTGAAGCGGCATTGACCTATACTTCCAAACTGGAAGAGATGGCGAAGTGGAAGCCCGATGCGGTGCAGCATTTCCGCGCCGCTGCGGAATTGGCGGACCGGCATTACCGTCTGGGCGCGGTGCCGATCTCCACGTATGTGGAATTGCAAAAGCAATATCTGGAAGCGGTGGAAGGATTGTTGGAGACCAAAGCAGAGGCGTTGAAAGCGGCTGTGGAATTGGAGTCGCTGACAGGTCTGACCGAGCCGTTGGTTAAGATCACTGCACGCGAGGAGGCAAAGTGA
- a CDS encoding iron-sulfur cluster assembly accessory protein encodes MSSLITNEAVVTLTPSAVEQIKVIHQTQSENAGKPLRLYVEAGGCSGLQYGMTFDETRDGDAVVETDGVAVVVDEFSLSYLRGCQVDFKDELTGGGFKIVNPNARQSCGCGRSFEA; translated from the coding sequence ATGAGCAGTCTTATCACAAACGAAGCCGTCGTCACCCTCACTCCAAGCGCCGTGGAGCAGATCAAAGTCATCCACCAGACGCAGTCGGAGAACGCAGGGAAGCCGCTTCGCCTCTACGTGGAAGCCGGTGGTTGCTCCGGTCTACAATACGGGATGACTTTTGACGAAACGCGTGATGGGGATGCCGTGGTTGAAACCGATGGTGTTGCTGTCGTGGTGGATGAGTTCAGCTTGAGCTATCTGCGCGGTTGCCAAGTCGATTTTAAAGATGAACTGACGGGTGGCGGTTTCAAGATCGTCAATCCGAATGCCCGCCAAAGCTGTGGATGCGGGCGCTCTTTCGAAGCCTGA
- the pap gene encoding polyphosphate:AMP phosphotransferase, with the protein MFEAAELGRTIPKEKYEAELPKLRARLVQAQIALKETGSSVVVIVSGVDGAGKGELVHRLNEWLDPRGVDTHAFGTPSDEERERPFFWRFWRTLPSRGRIGIFFGSWYTDPIIRKVYGESHSDELDSALKRIGSMEQMLSEDGTVFVKLWLHLSKKAQFQRLHDLENNPHTHWRVLPTDWKHHKLYEKFEKTSERVIRITDTEHAPWNIIESTDHRHRDLTAGRLLADALESVIEGRALKRSRQASPQVVKVKPTDDGDKTILDKVDLDQDISDKKYRKRLNKYQSDWSRLVWEAHEKKISNVIVFEGWDASGKGSCIRRVTEAMDARLYRILPVAAPTEEERAHHYLWRFWRSLPRDGRVTIFDRSWYGRILVERVEGFASKEEWMRAYHELNNFEEQLVEHGIVIHKFWLHISKEEQLERFKKRELVPYKRYKITDEDWRNRKKWDTYKAAVNDMVAHTSTGPAPWTLIPGNNKRFARVQILKTLIERLEKAL; encoded by the coding sequence ATGTTTGAAGCTGCCGAACTGGGCCGAACAATTCCCAAGGAAAAATACGAAGCCGAGCTGCCGAAATTGCGCGCCCGGCTTGTGCAGGCCCAGATCGCTCTGAAGGAAACCGGCTCTTCCGTAGTCGTCATTGTCTCCGGTGTGGATGGCGCAGGAAAAGGCGAACTCGTCCACCGCCTCAACGAATGGCTCGATCCCCGGGGAGTGGATACTCACGCCTTTGGGACACCCTCTGATGAAGAGCGCGAACGTCCTTTCTTCTGGCGTTTCTGGCGCACCCTGCCCTCCCGCGGCCGTATTGGCATCTTTTTCGGCTCTTGGTATACGGACCCGATCATCCGGAAAGTTTATGGTGAAAGTCATTCGGATGAATTGGACTCCGCCTTGAAACGCATCGGCTCCATGGAACAGATGCTCTCTGAAGACGGCACTGTGTTCGTGAAGCTCTGGCTGCATCTTTCCAAGAAAGCGCAATTCCAACGCCTTCACGATCTCGAGAACAATCCGCACACGCACTGGCGCGTGTTGCCTACGGATTGGAAACATCACAAGCTTTACGAGAAGTTCGAGAAGACCTCTGAGCGCGTCATCCGCATCACGGACACCGAGCACGCGCCGTGGAACATCATCGAAAGCACGGACCATCGGCATCGCGATCTGACCGCCGGCCGCCTGCTCGCGGATGCCTTGGAAAGCGTGATCGAAGGCCGGGCTTTGAAACGTTCCCGCCAGGCTTCACCACAGGTCGTAAAGGTGAAACCGACGGACGATGGCGACAAGACCATTCTGGACAAGGTGGATCTCGACCAGGACATCTCAGATAAAAAGTATCGCAAACGCCTGAACAAGTATCAGAGCGATTGGAGCCGCCTTGTCTGGGAAGCGCACGAGAAGAAGATCTCCAACGTCATCGTGTTCGAAGGCTGGGATGCCTCCGGCAAAGGCAGCTGCATCCGACGCGTGACCGAGGCTATGGATGCCCGTCTCTATCGCATCCTCCCCGTAGCCGCTCCTACCGAGGAAGAACGCGCGCATCATTACCTCTGGCGCTTCTGGCGCAGCCTGCCGCGCGACGGCCGTGTCACCATCTTTGACCGCTCCTGGTATGGCCGCATTTTGGTGGAACGTGTTGAAGGTTTCGCGAGCAAGGAAGAATGGATGCGCGCGTATCATGAACTGAACAATTTCGAGGAACAGCTCGTGGAACACGGCATCGTGATCCATAAGTTCTGGCTCCACATCAGCAAAGAAGAGCAGCTAGAACGCTTCAAAAAACGCGAACTCGTCCCCTACAAGCGCTACAAGATCACCGACGAAGACTGGCGCAACCGCAAGAAGTGGGACACCTACAAGGCCGCTGTGAATGACATGGTGGCCCATACCAGCACCGGTCCAGCGCCATGGACGCTCATTCCCGGAAATAACAAACGATTTGCCCGCGTCCAGATTCTCAAGACCTTGATCGAGCGTTTGGAAAAGGCTCTGTGA
- a CDS encoding response regulator — MNTVLLIDDDRVTRHALSHLLTNGGWKVLEADDGESGLRIVQESAPQVVICDLLMPRSNGFQVCRSIREKGHSLPQPKIIVTTASSYPTDRLNAFEAGADEFIVKPIQPAGLMALLESLTNPGTETEIIRRKAGKRSVSRPSDTSEHYKPMMLDDDGVRVRFWGVRGSIATPGPDTAYYGGNTTCVEVRADGEIIVLDAGTGIRPLGLKLINEFKAQPLRATILLTHTHWDHIQGFPFFIPAYNPKNQLRILGYEGARKGLQTTLSSQMESPYFPISMQEMPGNIECLELKDLEFNIGKVKVQAKFVNHPGICVGYKLITSKGSIVFIPDNEPYARLKAAPGKLAPKEHAEALEFARQQDQKLIDFIRGAEVLIMDSQYDATEYPRHVGWGHTCVDDTVAFAMTAGVKKLFLFHHDPGHDDEHVGHMEAQARELVRRQEGSLEVEAAREGLIHDLAAATSASTGAIAAGKVGLG; from the coding sequence ATGAACACCGTGCTCCTGATAGATGACGACCGGGTAACCCGGCACGCTCTGTCTCATCTTCTGACCAACGGAGGATGGAAAGTTCTCGAAGCTGATGACGGTGAGTCTGGCCTTCGCATCGTCCAAGAAAGCGCGCCACAAGTGGTCATCTGCGATCTTTTGATGCCACGGTCAAACGGTTTTCAGGTCTGCCGAAGTATCCGGGAAAAAGGTCATTCGCTTCCACAGCCTAAAATCATCGTCACCACGGCCAGCAGCTACCCTACGGATCGTCTCAATGCGTTTGAAGCCGGTGCAGACGAATTCATCGTCAAACCCATCCAGCCTGCTGGTTTAATGGCTCTCCTAGAGTCACTTACCAATCCTGGCACCGAAACCGAGATCATCCGTCGCAAGGCCGGCAAACGTTCTGTCTCCCGCCCCTCAGACACCAGTGAGCATTATAAGCCCATGATGCTCGATGATGATGGCGTGCGTGTTCGTTTCTGGGGCGTCCGCGGCTCTATCGCCACTCCCGGACCGGACACCGCCTATTATGGCGGCAATACTACTTGCGTCGAAGTCCGGGCTGATGGTGAGATCATCGTCTTGGACGCCGGCACAGGCATCCGTCCGCTCGGCCTGAAACTCATCAATGAATTCAAAGCCCAGCCATTGCGTGCAACTATTCTTCTGACGCACACACATTGGGACCACATTCAAGGCTTCCCGTTTTTCATCCCTGCCTATAACCCCAAAAACCAGCTCCGCATCTTGGGTTATGAAGGTGCTCGTAAAGGTCTCCAGACCACTCTTTCCAGCCAGATGGAGAGCCCCTATTTCCCCATCAGCATGCAGGAAATGCCGGGCAACATCGAATGTCTGGAGCTCAAGGACCTTGAGTTCAACATCGGTAAGGTCAAGGTGCAGGCCAAGTTCGTGAATCACCCTGGCATCTGCGTGGGTTACAAGCTCATCACCAGCAAGGGTTCCATCGTGTTCATCCCGGATAACGAGCCCTATGCCCGGCTGAAAGCAGCTCCCGGCAAACTCGCTCCCAAAGAACACGCTGAAGCACTCGAATTCGCCCGGCAACAGGACCAGAAGCTCATCGATTTCATCCGCGGTGCCGAAGTGCTCATCATGGATTCCCAATATGACGCCACGGAATACCCGCGTCACGTCGGTTGGGGTCACACCTGCGTGGATGACACCGTTGCCTTTGCCATGACAGCAGGTGTGAAGAAACTGTTCCTCTTCCATCACGATCCCGGTCACGATGACGAGCACGTCGGCCATATGGAGGCTCAAGCCCGTGAACTCGTTCGCCGGCAGGAAGGCTCCTTGGAAGTGGAAGCAGCCCGTGAAGGTCTTATCCACGATCTTGCAGCGGCCACTTCGGCTTCAACTGGCGCCATTGCCGCTGGCAAAGTAGGGCTTGGATAG
- a CDS encoding response regulator translates to MKTILLVDEDHELRTTLRGWLTESGWHVFEAENGALAWPVIQEKHPNVVICDLLMPRCNGFRLCGLVRSHPELKNIRIIISSGRGYPADRANAIEAGADEYLVKPVEQYKFLWLLNQILEPGWQRKVAAPPPIPPDAPSAPIQIQTEGMKIKFWGVRGSIPTPGPATVHYGGNTTCVEVRADGEIMILDAGSGIRPLGLSLIKEFKGQPIRVTLMLSHTHWDHIQGFPFFVPAYNPKNQIRICGFEGAQAGLQGILSSQMESPYFPVSLRQMPGNIVFDELHEMKFKVGKVDAEAAFTNHPGICVGYRLNTSFGSVAFLPDNEPYQRLRGATTQTGAEMAYARKMDEKLINFIRDVDVLIIDSQYDDTEYQRHVGWGHGCLDDVVSLALIAGVKRLYLFHHDPGHDDAHVTRMVEWARNLVAMHGDPLVVEAAREGEEIVLGVPEATPAAAAEPA, encoded by the coding sequence GTGAAAACCATTTTGCTCGTTGACGAAGACCATGAGCTCCGCACCACCTTGCGCGGGTGGCTGACGGAATCGGGCTGGCACGTTTTTGAAGCGGAGAATGGAGCGCTTGCCTGGCCAGTCATCCAGGAGAAACACCCGAACGTCGTCATCTGCGATTTGCTCATGCCCCGCTGCAATGGCTTCCGCCTTTGCGGCCTCGTACGCAGCCATCCAGAGCTCAAAAATATCCGCATCATCATCTCCAGCGGTCGCGGGTATCCTGCCGACCGCGCAAATGCCATTGAAGCCGGAGCGGATGAATACCTCGTCAAGCCGGTTGAACAATACAAATTCCTCTGGCTGCTCAATCAAATTTTAGAACCAGGCTGGCAACGCAAAGTGGCCGCTCCTCCCCCCATCCCGCCAGATGCCCCCAGCGCCCCCATCCAGATTCAAACCGAAGGGATGAAGATCAAGTTTTGGGGCGTGCGCGGTTCCATACCCACACCCGGTCCCGCCACGGTCCACTATGGCGGCAATACGACCTGCGTAGAAGTCCGTGCGGATGGTGAGATCATGATTTTGGATGCAGGCTCGGGAATCCGCCCGCTGGGTCTGTCACTGATTAAAGAATTTAAAGGCCAGCCCATTCGTGTAACCCTCATGCTGTCACACACACATTGGGATCACATCCAAGGCTTTCCGTTCTTCGTTCCCGCATATAACCCGAAGAACCAGATCCGCATCTGCGGTTTCGAAGGTGCCCAGGCCGGCCTGCAAGGCATTTTGTCCTCACAAATGGAAAGCCCTTACTTTCCGGTGAGTTTGCGCCAGATGCCCGGCAATATCGTTTTTGATGAACTTCATGAAATGAAGTTCAAGGTCGGGAAAGTAGATGCGGAAGCCGCGTTCACCAATCATCCGGGCATCTGCGTCGGCTATCGTTTGAACACCAGCTTTGGCTCGGTCGCATTCCTGCCGGATAACGAACCTTACCAACGCCTGCGCGGCGCCACTACCCAGACTGGTGCGGAAATGGCTTACGCACGCAAGATGGATGAAAAGCTTATCAATTTCATCCGTGATGTGGATGTACTCATCATCGATTCCCAATACGATGATACGGAGTATCAGCGCCACGTCGGTTGGGGCCACGGTTGCCTGGATGACGTGGTCAGCCTCGCGCTCATCGCGGGTGTAAAGCGCCTCTATCTCTTCCACCATGATCCCGGACACGATGATGCCCACGTCACCCGCATGGTGGAATGGGCGCGCAATCTCGTGGCCATGCACGGTGACCCGCTTGTCGTCGAAGCCGCCCGTGAAGGTGAGGAGATCGTCCTCGGCGTGCCTGAGGCAACCCCCGCCGCTGCTGCCGAACCTGCCTAG
- a CDS encoding SDR family NAD(P)-dependent oxidoreductase, translating into MSSGKLNGKIAVITGGSRGLGKAMALALANEGAHLALLARDENRLKAVTDEIMQAGGTAEYFLADVTDQSQVHAARQAITRRFGQVNILINNAGINIRKPLTEYTLAEWHQVMNANLTSVYLMCHAFIPHMTGRGYGRILNMTSMLSHVALPGRVAYCTSKAGLLGFTKALALELSSEKITVNGISPGPFGTEMNQVIIQNPEANQQFLDNLPVNRWGNVKEIGALAVFLCSEDAGFITGTDMVIDGGWTAR; encoded by the coding sequence ATGTCCTCAGGAAAATTGAACGGGAAAATCGCCGTAATCACCGGCGGCAGTCGCGGATTGGGCAAAGCCATGGCACTCGCTCTCGCCAATGAAGGAGCCCACCTGGCCCTCCTCGCCCGCGATGAAAACCGGCTTAAAGCCGTCACCGATGAAATCATGCAAGCAGGCGGCACAGCCGAATACTTCCTTGCCGATGTCACCGATCAATCCCAGGTGCATGCCGCAAGACAGGCAATCACCCGACGCTTCGGACAAGTGAACATTCTCATCAACAATGCAGGCATCAACATCCGCAAACCGCTGACTGAATATACGCTGGCGGAATGGCATCAGGTGATGAATGCCAACCTTACCAGCGTTTACCTCATGTGCCATGCATTCATTCCGCATATGACCGGTCGTGGATATGGGCGCATTCTAAACATGACTTCCATGCTGAGCCACGTCGCCCTGCCCGGCCGCGTGGCGTATTGCACTTCAAAAGCAGGGTTGCTGGGTTTCACGAAGGCACTCGCACTGGAACTCTCTTCGGAAAAAATCACCGTGAACGGAATCAGCCCCGGCCCGTTTGGCACTGAAATGAACCAAGTGATCATCCAAAACCCTGAGGCGAACCAGCAATTTCTCGATAATCTACCGGTGAATCGTTGGGGAAATGTGAAGGAAATCGGTGCGCTCGCCGTGTTCCTTTGCTCAGAGGACGCAGGCTTCATCACGGGAACCGATATGGTGATCGATGGCGGATGGACAGCCAGGTGA
- a CDS encoding WXG100 family type VII secretion target, with protein sequence MSQAVMDPAEVRRFAEELKRFNTDLQSRMSSLQARFTALGDTWQDQEHEKFSAEFQQTLKALRKFVETSNQHTPYLLRKAQRIEEYLSQR encoded by the coding sequence ATGAGCCAGGCAGTCATGGATCCGGCTGAAGTCCGACGGTTCGCCGAGGAACTGAAACGATTTAATACCGACTTGCAGAGTCGCATGTCCTCCCTTCAGGCGCGATTCACCGCTTTGGGCGATACCTGGCAGGACCAGGAACACGAGAAGTTCTCTGCCGAGTTCCAGCAAACCCTCAAAGCGCTGCGCAAGTTCGTAGAGACCTCCAACCAGCACACCCCCTACCTCCTCAGGAAGGCACAACGCATCGAAGAATACCTCTCCCAACGTTGA